The segment attaatgaaatgtaggtctatgtgagacctacatagaggtttttgtttcatgtctctacgacattcctaccggaagtaacaatcagttttgtctgtgttttcttcccaagagcagttttgtctgtgttttattcatagGGGGCCCTAGAGCGCAAATTTgagtttttatttgaattttttttttttttttattagatcgcaattttcacccctcctgatgtgtgtgtccagtttggtgagttttgaagtattttaagggggtcaaattacagctcaaagagggaaaaatacaattttgtaggaaacttttgttttgaaggggtttttgccaacttcctgttgatttttgccgaaggatgtcaatgtacatagaggatttttgtttcatgtctctacgacattcctaacggaagttacaagcagttttgtctgttttttcctagagGGCCCAAAAAcccaatttagagttttggggtttggtttttttattagatggcaatttttgccagtccttatgtgtgtgtcaaatatggtgagttttgaagcatgttaaaggggacaAATTCCAGCTCAGAGAGGCGGCGgcataataaagaataataaaaccttagaaatacaatagggtcctctgtcccaaagggacattcggtccctaataaactGCTAAAGAAGAtacccataaaaaaaacaaactggaatTGTCCCAGGGAGGGTCCTGTCCGAACACAGCCCCCCGTCCAATGCACTTATGCACTGTCGGAGACCTTTTGCTATGGGAACCTTCAACGCATGCACAGCGAGAGAAGAAGCGAGGTTGATAGAACTTGCACGCTGTGCAGAGGAAAGGGGAGTGGAGATCCTGGGGGTCCAAGAGCACAGGAGAGTGCACACTGATTACCCCATCCTGTACTGCAGAGTGGAGAGATGCATGTTCATTTCTGCATCTGCTTGGAGGAACGAGGCCCAGGCCGCAACAGGTGGTGCAGGGTTAATGCTGGGCCAACGGGCACGTAAGGCTTTCCGTCGGGTTTACCACCACACCAACAGGATTCTGAGCGCTGACTTCTCGGGCAACCCAGTAACAACAGTCATAGTTGTGTACTCACCCACCAACGTGGCACCATCTGACGTGGTGGAGAAGTTCTTTGAGGACCTTGTAAGAGCGGTCCGTGGCGTCCCAGCGTGCAACTTCCTGGCAATCCTTGGGGACTTCAATGCAAGGCTTGGGCCAGAGGATGCACCCTTCCTTTACCATGACTCTACCAACCGCAACGGCACCTACCTCACTGCCTTCCTCATGGAACACGAGCTACGGGCGGCGAATACCATCTTCCCGAAGAGAACAGGAAAGAGGTGGACCTTCCGAGACCGAGCCTCAGGAACACTACGGCAGCTAAATTACATCCTAGTGAGGAAGAAATGGAGGAACTCCATCCTGAATGCTGAGCCATACAGCACTTGTAGTTCTGTGGGCTCAGACCACCGTGTGGTCTCAATGAGAGTTTGCCTGAGCCTCAGGGTCCCCAAACCAAGTACCAAGATCCAGGATAGCTGGAAAGCCTTCTCAGGTGACCCTGGCCTTCAAACCAGATACACAGAGGAGGTGAGGAGACGATTCCAGTAGCTGGACAGGGGAGCGGAGGCCAGTGGAGAATACAGGAGATTCATCACTGCGAATGAGGAGGCAAACAGGCTGTGCGTGCCCATGATGGAGAGAGTCAGTACCTCCAGACGATCCAAACACCCAGAGGTCGTAGC is part of the Nerophis ophidion isolate RoL-2023_Sa linkage group LG13, RoL_Noph_v1.0, whole genome shotgun sequence genome and harbors:
- the LOC133564032 gene encoding craniofacial development protein 2-like: MARERSRPNKGTKKADSTVGGPPTLGRVLSEHSPPSNALMHCRRPFAMGTFNACTAREEARLIELARCAEERGVEILGVQEHRRVHTDYPILYCRVERCMFISASAWRNEAQAATGGAGLMLGQRARKAFRRVYHHTNRILSADFSGNPVTTVIVVYSPTNVAPSDVVEKFFEDLVRAVRGVPACNFLAILGDFNARLGPEDAPFLYHDSTNRNGTYLTAFLMEHELRAANTIFPKRTGKRWTFRDRASGTLRQLNYILVRKKWRNSILNAEPYSTCSSVGSDHRVVSMRVCLSLRVPKPSTKIQDSWKAFSGDPGLQTRYTEEVRRRFQ